The segment AGTAATGAGACAAATATAATTGCCTACATTTTGGATGCATCCGAGTGTGAAATGCCCAGAAGTTAATTCTAGCATAATACAAACACCTGCCATGATTAAAAATACTTTGCAGGATCAAATCTCCTGCTCCAGCACCTTGTATACATAGTAACACTCAACAACGGTCCACATGCTCGGTAGTAAAAAGAAAGGTAAAATTGCCCGGGCAGCTTAAAAAAAAGGTAATTCTATACATTAGAATTAAAAGGCAACTGGTTCAATACAACAATTGTGTGCTACCTACTATTTCGAAACACTAGCATTACAATAAATGTGCGCTTGATATCTCAAAAACTAGGCACCCATGTGGTTAGCGATCAACAAACTTGACTTCATAGAAGAGAAGAAAAACTGTGACCGGATAGAACCCCTCCAAAAAAACATTTCTGGGTCTTACCTTTTACTGCCTACTAATTTCCGCAAGTTAACTATGCAATCAAATCTCATCTCCACTGAAGCTTTGCTTCTAGCCTCAAAGCACCAAACACCACTAATGAATCCCAGATTCCATCTTCACCAATCCTTTGTGTTATCCAGTGATTACTGACACATGAGGAGCAGTCAGTAACCAGTGACTAAACAACCCTTATTTCTGTGGTTGAAGTTTTCCAACTGAGTGCAGGTACACTGAGACAGACACAACCCTGAAAGTTTAGCAGATTACATTATTCTATCATGAGTTTGAAAGCTCTGATCAGCAGAAGCTGCAATAAAATTATCATTAAAACTTACGTGGATCCAAGGAAGAATGCGAGGGATAAATGGAAGCTAAACAAGAAGACAGATACAACTGCTGTCAGAAGCATTGCGACTGAAGTTGAATAAACCTGTAAATACATATTGTCAGTAAAAACTGCTGTAATATTTAACTGCATTGAAGCACACTAAGAAGACCAAAATTAAGGTAGTGTTTGCTTCATGGGATGGGGCAGGACGGGACACGATAGGAAGGGCCCATTTAGTTAACATCCACATAAAAGATGCATCTGGGTTAAAGCACCTATATGGCTGATGTTGTTCGGGAGTATCTATATTTGTTCTCCTGGAGCACTGCCAACAACAACAGAGCCTTTTAGTCCCAACCAAGTTGGGGTAGACTAGAGATAAATTCCCCCTTTTTGCAACGCAAAAGATAAATTCAAGTGCTCTAAATTATTACTATTTAAGCTAATGACCTAGGTACTTGCTCCCAGAAAGATTAAACAAAAATATGCATGTCTGAAACAATAGGAAAACAGTAAAATACATGCATCAACAATGTATCCAGTATCGACTTCAGTGCCATTAAGAATTATTGTGCATATAATAAAACAAGTTTACTATTCCTAGCTACTTCTCTGAAATGATCTAATTCAAATCTAAGCCTCAATTTGTGACCCTCATGGCAGGGTATAAATCCAGGGAGTTAGCAGGTTGGTGGATACTTAGACTAGAGATTTCTTTCATATTTCTATTTGCTTAATTGAAATGATGACAGTGACCTAGGGACTAGGGCTAACTCATATGAAATATTCAACAGAAAACACCTTAATGGCAGcaattaaacaaaacaaaatatctAATTTGGAAGCTAACAAACCTATCCATCTAATCCTAACTAATGTAGTCGCCATACTCACGAGTTGCTGCAGTAGCCATTTATTGGCTACAATGCCACATATAAACAGTAGTCAGGCTCTAGTGGGCAGCACATATATATACAATACAACTGAATCAACAGTAGGTCAGTAGCACCATCTATCATGATCATACATAAATTTAAATGCTAGTGCACATGCCTTGACTATGTTATCAGCatatttcatcaccattgaaaCAGCAATTCCACTGCACAGTAAACGAAACCATTGTAAGCTGCTTGGTTAAGTCACCAAGTGAAACAAGTTAAACTGATAGTGTTTGGTACCTCAGTGCATGGTTCAGAATCATCAAAACTGTGATGAATGAATACCCATGGAAAAAGCCTCTGTGTCAGATATAAGTCAGTGTTAAATCCATAAATTATACTGAAGACAACATAATAGTTTAGTAGTTTCCATGTGCACTAACTTATTCATGACTGCATCATAATCCTGAACACAAATTGCAACTAGATTGAAGATCACCCCAAAAATGTATAGCCAAAAGTTCTGCACGTTGATGTTTCTTGATGGCCGTTTTTTAATGATAGCCTGCAGTGTTCAAAGATAAATAAAAACATTCCTAATGTTTTACACCCCCAATGAATTCACTTAAAGTCAGACATATAAGAGAACATAAACAAAGAGTAACAAGACGTACTTCTGTATATACCCCAGCAAAACCACTCAAAAGAGCCATCACCTGCATGAGAATGACCAATTCAGCAACGTGAGTGAAGACACTTCCAACAGTAATCTTAATGAAACTGTATATATCTTCTATTACAACTCACAATTGCCATCATCCAACCTTGAATAGGTGTTTGAAGCACATGGTCAGACCTAAATAGGGGCAGATAACATTTCAACTAATCAAAATTCATGTTTAACTAAATGACCAAATGATGACTAGATAATGAGAGAGAGAATTGAAGTGGAATATATTTAGTGCTTACGAAGGATTAAGTTGAGCTGTTGTGCAACCAGCACATAGAAGAACAAATGCTGCCCACTGAATTTCACTTAACCTAAAAGGGACAGGGAAGAAACTGAATATATACACACACAGAGTGAAAGACTGCAGAACAGTGAACAGGTACTGATGACATAAAGATTGTAAGACGTTCTAGCAAGGAGGTGAACAAAACTTGCGGTCAGCTAGACGGCCAATCACACAGAGCTATAGTTCTTTTCTTTCAGGTCTGGTATCTGTCATAGACTCATAGGCCAAAAAGATTTGAAATTCTGATTCGGCTTCTATCCAAGTCAAACCATAATAGAATCAACAAAATAAACTGCGACCATGATCCTTAGAGTTCCACTTCTAGAGTAAAGCAAATCTGTAAAGATAATTTCCAATTGCTCAGAAGATACTAACTTTTTCTTCAAAATGATACGGTACAAAACACCTGTGCTGATGATATTTAGGTTCTTCAAGATCTGATAAGCTGGTGCGTCCACATAGGCAAAGATATAGTACTGGCAGATAACAGCAAATGGAAGGGCATGTCAACATGCTTAAACATCATGGAATTAAATTGGCCATATCACAAAAGTACCACTCGCACCTGCAATAGGTTCTTTACCATGTAAAGAACAGCAGGAATTGGATATACACCAACTTCGTCAAAAGATGTGGTTAACCTGAAAACAGCAAAATCAAATGGCTGCTGAACAGAGTTAACAGAAGCAACAGTTTTTAGATTGCAATCGCAAGTCTCAGTTTCCCATATTCACAGAAAAATTCATAACATGTTACAAATTTCTTTGAAACATAATTGCCATGTTAATGACTTGAATTAGTAAAACAAACTTATAATAAATTGACTTTAGCTTAATGTAAAAGTATAATTATACACTCATGTTAGAAATGTAGGAACTAAGGGCGTGTTTGGATAACACCCTGACCCAGGCAGCGCATTCGACCCTAGGCGTCCAAAATCGGACGCCTGAGAACTCTTGCCTCGGCCAGGCAAGTTCTCTGGCGTTGAAGCAAACACGCCGTAAGTCTGAGTAGCACAGTTGCCATAAGCCCAAAGTGCAGTCCTCACCTATTATCATCAGTGACACCATGGCGGTTCCACGTCCTAAAAAGAGCAGCTAGTGAAAGAAGGCATTTTAAAGCCTCCACCTAGACATATACAAACAAATATTACTAAAATAAGATTTATTGGAAGAACAAAAGGGATAATCTGAGAATACAGTCTACACGCTAGTTCATGCAAATTGATGGGCAATCAAAGATATATGTAATAAACATCTTGAGACGTGCTTTCTCACCGAAAAATTAGCTGTTGTGACACTATATTCATATTTTCCAGCTCTTTTTGACCACACAATTAATATTGCCTGAGAACTTGTTAGTAATGTCAATGCAAGAGTAACAACAGACCTGTCGCAAATATAAGGATAAGAGATATGATAATATTCAAGAAAGTATGTGGTCGAAAAATAAGGTTAAGACTTAAGAGGAAACTGACGCTTACTTTAGTTTCCAACTAGACTTGCCTTTTGCGCCTCCTGCAGAGCTGAGACCACTAGCTGCAGCTGACGGAATCCATAATGAGTTCCACAGTGTTAAAATAAGAAGGGAACATTTCGACGAAGTATCAATAACTTACTGTTGGCGCTAGATAGTGTCCTCCCGCTCAGGCTTTCCACATCCTTCTGAGATGAATCATCATAAATCTCCTTCAGGGACAGAAGATACGTTAGAGACTGTTCTAGAGATGAAATACGGGGCTGGCATAGTGAATAAACAAACAAAAGCAACATGCAGGCTAGATACTACTAGCTTTTCTTTTCGTGTGGACACTTCTGGGAGATAGGGACTGGATCAAAGCTGGTCTAATTAAACCCCTACATACCAAGAATGGCACAAGCTGGTCCAGTGTAGTTCACCCTGCAAGAGTTACGTAACAGATATACCATTTTGTGAACCATCAGTTCAGTCTTCAGCTTACGTTTGAAGCAGTTCAGATACAAGTTCTCATAACCAGTGTACACCAAAGAACAGAGTTCCAGAGCAAAATGGGGGGAAAAAAAGGATATGCTATATTTAAACTGTAGATGTCCCAAGCACAAATAGAAAAAGGTTAGAATTCCAAGTTTGCTGAGTTATCAACAACATGAGTCAGTCGAACAACTGAACTGAATCACAATGCCTTTAGTTTTGGAGTTTGGACACTTCCGATTGTGCAAGCACCAGCCAATTATCAAGTAGTGAATTATCCAGCCAATTATCAAGTAGTGAATTATTTTTTAATCCCTACAGCAACTGTGCCAAAAAAGCAAAACTGAACTTGTTGCACGTGAAAGAACTAGAGCAAACTTGTAGCTTCAACCTAGGCCCAGAACAGCGTTCTAGCAAGCTATTCAACAGTAAATGCACAAGCGTCTTCAGTTCAAACCGTCTTCCAACGTAAACAATAAATATATGCCACAATCTGGGTTCATTGAGTTAAACCAAAATGAGTGCTGCCATTGTCGATGGCATGGCCAATCCGAGTAAACAATACAGTTATAAACTCCGATCTCCTTGCCAAAACCAACTAGCTGGGACACGGACACGGAACACGGCCAACCTCCCAAAACAGAAGTTGCAAGCATGTCAATCTCACACACATTCAACCTGGCACTCACTATGGCCACAAGATTAGCAACCCTATTCATCTAAGGGTTATTTGGATTCATACCATTATAATTTTCGATGTTTGGAGAAACGCCATTACTATTCGCCTATTTTGAaacatgccattataattcttcgtTTCTCACGAGAATGCCACAGAATACGTATGGAGACGATTTGGGCCCAGCTGCAGGCGTATACGAATACGTATAGCTCATCGCAGCCCCTTtcctgtcactgacgcgtgggccccacatgtcatctccttcctcctcttGCCATCTTCCATTGTTGAGCAGCGTATCCatagcgagcagcagcagcagcacacggGCGAGCAGCCGACGGTGGGGCGCACGTGGCCGGTGGAGCACGCGGCCCGGGCAACGCGCGGAGCACGCTGGGGAGCTCTTGGCCTGGGCGCGCGGTGCGCGGAGCACGCGGCCTTCGCGGAGCTCACccgacgtgctgctgctgctactctcccgacgtgctgctgctgctcgccatcAACGGCCGTCGCGGAGCTCGCCcaacgtgctgctgctgctgctcgccattGGCGGCGCACGGAGCTCGCGGCCTGGGCGACGCGCCGAGGACGCGGCCAGCACGGAGCGGGCGAACTGGGCGGCGCACGGAGCACGCAGACGGCGTGGAGCGGGCGAGCTGGCGAGCCGCCGCCGCAACGGCCACATGGCCATGCAGGCGAGCAGAAGCACGTCGGTCTGGGAGCTCCGACGTCATGCAACACAGTCATgcgggcgagcagcagcagcacgccggcCGCGTCCTCCGCACGCCGCCCAGGCCGCGAGCTCTACTCAcctgcgtgctgctgctgctcgccatcGACGCGCTCGGCAAGGGAAGATGAGGAGAGGTGgtagaagaagatgacatgtggggcccgtgTGTCAGTGACAGGGAAAGGGGCTGCAATGAGATATACGTATTCGTATACGCAAACAGCTGGGCCCAAATCGTCTCCATACGTATTATGTGGCATTCTCGTGAGAAatgaagaattataatggcatgtttcaaaatagacgaatagtaatgaCGTTTCTCCCAACATCGAAAATTATAACGGTATGAATCAAATAACCCTTCATCTAATACCTACAAACAACGAAAGGTACAGTACATATGCACCGCCCAGCTAAACAATTCCCAATAGATTGTACGAACCCTAGGTAAAGACAATGCCGCAAAAACTTTGGGGAAAAAAACGAAAAGGAAGAGATTCTTCCTAGATCGAAGAGGCAGCCGACGCGACCTAATCGGAGGGGCGCATTGAATCTGATAAACTCCTCTAGGTTTAGACTTTAGAGGCTTCTGCGATCGCTAGTCTAGACATGGGATTTACCTGATCCTTCACCCTCCTGTACTCCATTGCCGCCTCTCCGCCACGCTCCGCCTTGGAATCGCTTAATCGCGTGGGGTCGAGAGACCGAGGAGGGCTGCAGCTGCCGCTCGCTGGTATGGAAAAGGCTGGTGGGTGGGATCCGGCGGTCGGTGGCACGAGCACTGGAGCCGAGGAGTGTGTAGTGTGGAGCAGGACGGCGGCGGTGAACGGTGGTCGGTGGAAGCGTCGAGTTGGTACTCGACTCGAGGAGTCGAGGGTGACTGAGCGAGCGCGAGTGGCAAATCTCCAGCAAGCGAGTTGGGGCGGCCCGGGCGGCGGTTCACTGTACCCACTGCATGACTGTGGCCTCCCTCCTTGATTTTTTCTATTTTAaatctttttaattttttttaaataacccACCTGTTTTTTTTTCTAACTCTTTTGCCTGCATGTCAGGTACAACAAAACTACGCCACATGCGTTAATGCGGTAAAATCCATCATATCGAATGACGATTTTCACGTGAAAAAATTTGCATTGGAAATCCTAGAATGGCAAATCTTACCGTGCAAACGCATATGGCGTCAGAACGTACGCTAGGCACGTTAGGATGGCCAAAAGGGTTAATAATAACTATAAAAATAGGTGAGGTATTATTAAAATAAGAtttaaaaatattaaaaataaaaatctCTATAATAGCGTCTAACTTGATGATTTTGCCTCTCGCACTCTATCTTCAATTCTTAGATCTAAATTAATATTAAACTAGAAAACAACACGCAACAACTCTAAGCTAATATTAAACTAGAAAGCAacgcagtaaataatccacgatacgatacggcctctcGAACAGGCTGTATGTTGCCCTGCGGCTGGGTCAGTGCTAATCCACATGGTGCAGCCGAAGAATCTCAATCCATATATGCCATTGCTTTTACCCGATAAATACTTCGGCACTTTATTCCTTTATTCCttttggataatattttttcttgttgtcttgttTTATTGGCATTTCCTCTAACCGTGTGTTTGGTTTGGGGCTAAGTGGATTGGGTTAGGTCCAACTCAGTTTTTTCTTATGAGATGAACCTTTGGTCCAGGGGTTGGGTTGAACCCAGTTTTTCGGTTTGGTTGCAACTTGCAAGGATGGTGAGGGACGAAATGGATGTCATCTGGACACTGTTAACAGTACTGGtagtgggccccacctgtcatctctttattttctttattttctccTCTTATCTTCTTCCTCTGCTCTACCGTGCCATACCCCAGGCCGAgcccggtggccatggcggcaccacctccccgccccgccccgcgcaGGCCCCGGCGGCCCCGGCGGCACCACCGCCCGCGCAAGTCCCCGGCGACCATGGCCGGATGCCGCCCCCTCCTCGAGCTCGTCTGCGCCCGCCGTCCTCTCCTCGAGCTCGTCCGGTCCCGCCGCCCCCTCTTTGAGCTCGTCCACTCCCGCCGCCCCCCTCCCCGAGGTCGCCCGCGCCGGAGGCCACCTCCCAGAGCTCACCCGCACCGGACACCGCCACCTCCCCGAGATCGCCTGTGCCAGACGCCACCTCCCTGAGCCGACCCTGCGAGACGGAGCAAAACGTCATGAACTGGGTCGAGCTCGTCCCCTCGAACCGAAGGAACCATTCCAACTTGCTGCATATAAGGGTATATTCTCTCTTGGGTTGGACCTAAACCCACATAATTCCTCAACCAAATAGCAAATCATCTGAGACAGACCCGAGATTTCCCACTTAACCCGCAAACCAAACACACGTTAATAGTGTTTAGTAAGGCAAACATCAATCCACATATTTACAATCCCTTATTTTGGGAAGAAGAGAGTGCCCTAAAATCAGGCGGTAGTTGACAAGCAGACAAGCAATT is part of the Miscanthus floridulus cultivar M001 unplaced genomic scaffold, ASM1932011v1 fs_118_3_4, whole genome shotgun sequence genome and harbors:
- the LOC136530405 gene encoding CMP-sialic acid transporter 2-like isoform X2, which encodes MEYRRVKDQIYDDSSQKDVESLSGRTLSSANTAASGLSSAGGAKGKSSWKLKSVVTLALTLLTSSQAILIVWSKRAGKYEYSVTTANFSVEALKCLLSLAALFRTWNRHGVTDDNRLTTSFDEVGVYPIPAVLYMVKNLLQYYIFAYVDAPAYQILKNLNIISTGVLYRIILKKKLSEIQWAAFVLLCAGCTTAQLNPSSDHVLQTPIQGWMMAIVMALLSGFAGVYTEAIIKKRPSRNINVQNFWLYIFGVIFNLVAICVQDYDAVMNKGFFHGYSFITVLMILNHALSGIAVSMVMKYADNIVKVYSTSVAMLLTAVVSVFLFSFHLSLAFFLGSTVVSVSVYLHSVGKLQPQK
- the LOC136530405 gene encoding CMP-sialic acid transporter 2-like isoform X3, encoding MEYRRVKDQEIYDDSSQKDVESLSGRTLSSANTSGLSSAGGAKGKSSWKLKSVVTLALTLLTSSQAILIVWSKRAGKYEYSVTTANFSVEALKCLLSLAALFRTWNRHGVTDDNRLTTSFDEVGVYPIPAVLYMVKNLLQYYIFAYVDAPAYQILKNLNIISTGVLYRIILKKKLSEIQWAAFVLLCAGCTTAQLNPSSDHVLQTPIQGWMMAIVMALLSGFAGVYTEAIIKKRPSRNINVQNFWLYIFGVIFNLVAICVQDYDAVMNKGFFHGYSFITVLMILNHALSGIAVSMVMKYADNIVKVYSTSVAMLLTAVVSVFLFSFHLSLAFFLGSTVVSVSVYLHSVGKLQPQK
- the LOC136530405 gene encoding CMP-sialic acid transporter 2-like isoform X1, with the translated sequence MEYRRVKDQEIYDDSSQKDVESLSGRTLSSANTAASGLSSAGGAKGKSSWKLKSVVTLALTLLTSSQAILIVWSKRAGKYEYSVTTANFSVEALKCLLSLAALFRTWNRHGVTDDNRLTTSFDEVGVYPIPAVLYMVKNLLQYYIFAYVDAPAYQILKNLNIISTGVLYRIILKKKLSEIQWAAFVLLCAGCTTAQLNPSSDHVLQTPIQGWMMAIVMALLSGFAGVYTEAIIKKRPSRNINVQNFWLYIFGVIFNLVAICVQDYDAVMNKGFFHGYSFITVLMILNHALSGIAVSMVMKYADNIVKVYSTSVAMLLTAVVSVFLFSFHLSLAFFLGSTVVSVSVYLHSVGKLQPQK